A single genomic interval of Methylocystis sp. IM3 harbors:
- a CDS encoding MliC family protein, with protein MKNRAILVALLIAAVPFGFAGAKPVTRGPFVFACVSGESAPLTVTFLGAQADRARLTYKGQTIVARHAVSADGALYTAKGVEFWNKGDDGALEWRGEKAKCAVDN; from the coding sequence ATGAAAAATCGAGCAATCCTCGTCGCGCTGCTCATCGCGGCCGTCCCTTTCGGCTTCGCGGGCGCCAAGCCCGTGACCCGCGGCCCCTTCGTCTTCGCCTGCGTCTCGGGGGAGTCTGCGCCGCTGACGGTGACCTTCCTCGGGGCACAGGCGGATCGCGCGCGCCTGACCTACAAGGGGCAGACGATCGTCGCCAGACATGCGGTCTCCGCCGACGGCGCGCTCTATACGGCAAAGGGCGTCGAGTTCTGGAACAAGGGCGACGACGGCGCTCTGGAATGGCGCGGCGAAAAGGCGAAATGCGCCGTCGATAACTGA
- the accB gene encoding acetyl-CoA carboxylase biotin carboxyl carrier protein: MARKAQSPSKATRGRTAAPRPAAAPAAAAPAPLIDSSLLRTIAELVASSDLTEFEVEKGDLRIRAARTPAPQAIPATVTIAAPPVAQAYAPPAPVAPAPVPAPKPSAPAPAPEESLADHPGAVKSPMVGTAYLRPNPDAKPFVEIGARVSAGDKLLLIEAMKTFNDIVAPKSGVVTAIMVEDGQPVEYGEPLLVIE, encoded by the coding sequence ATGGCGCGCAAAGCACAATCGCCCTCCAAAGCAACGCGCGGCCGCACTGCGGCCCCCCGTCCCGCCGCCGCTCCAGCCGCCGCCGCTCCGGCGCCGTTGATCGACTCGAGCCTGCTGCGCACGATCGCGGAACTGGTGGCGTCAAGCGATCTGACGGAGTTCGAGGTGGAGAAGGGCGACCTGCGCATCCGCGCGGCGCGCACGCCGGCCCCGCAGGCCATTCCGGCGACCGTCACTATCGCCGCGCCGCCCGTGGCTCAGGCCTATGCGCCGCCCGCGCCGGTTGCGCCTGCCCCTGTCCCGGCGCCGAAACCTTCCGCCCCGGCGCCGGCCCCCGAGGAGTCGCTCGCCGACCATCCGGGGGCCGTGAAGTCGCCCATGGTCGGGACCGCCTATCTGCGACCCAACCCGGACGCCAAGCCCTTCGTGGAGATCGGCGCGCGCGTCTCCGCCGGCGACAAGCTGCTGCTCATCGAGGCGATGAAGACCTTCAACGACATCGTTGCGCCGAAGTCGGGCGTCGTGACGGCCATCATGGTCGAGGACGGACAGCCGGTCGAATATGGCGAACCCCTCCTCGTGATCGAATAA
- a CDS encoding YVTN family beta-propeller repeat protein, whose protein sequence is MSGFPRCWLSRARAHPSIPLAAFSTLFLFLACAPAPADEAFVTAQSADAVSVVDLASMKTVATLPIGGKPAGVAVSRDGARVYVTSPDGQFITVIDARARVAVKKIPLKGAPLGIAVSPDGKRVYATLAYDRLLVEIDPEAGATRELGVGAMASGVAVTPDGKTLLVADRDDNALSIVDAMTLTRLAVVPVGKHPFGVTIDAAGARAYAANVESDDVSVIDIAARKVVGTLKTGSRPYTVALAAGRIFVADQHADEVSVFEAASLAPAGVVKVGEYPEGIAASADGNQVYVANWFSNELWAIDAKTLKVAGKAETGDGPRAFGAFVAPTR, encoded by the coding sequence GTGAGCGGCTTTCCCCGTTGCTGGTTAAGCCGGGCGCGCGCGCATCCGAGCATCCCCCTTGCAGCCTTCTCGACCCTGTTCCTCTTCCTCGCTTGCGCCCCGGCCCCTGCCGACGAAGCCTTCGTCACCGCGCAGAGCGCCGACGCCGTCAGTGTGGTGGATCTCGCCTCGATGAAGACGGTGGCGACGCTCCCCATCGGCGGCAAGCCGGCGGGCGTCGCCGTGAGCCGAGACGGCGCGCGCGTCTATGTGACGAGCCCGGACGGTCAATTCATCACTGTGATCGACGCCCGCGCGCGTGTGGCCGTCAAGAAAATCCCCTTGAAAGGCGCGCCGCTGGGGATCGCCGTTTCGCCAGACGGCAAGCGCGTCTATGCGACGCTCGCCTACGACCGGCTGCTCGTCGAGATCGACCCCGAGGCGGGCGCCACGCGTGAGCTGGGCGTCGGCGCCATGGCGTCGGGCGTCGCCGTGACGCCGGACGGCAAGACCCTTCTGGTCGCGGATCGCGACGACAATGCTCTCTCCATCGTCGACGCCATGACGCTGACGCGGCTCGCGGTCGTTCCGGTGGGCAAGCATCCTTTCGGCGTGACGATCGACGCCGCTGGCGCGCGCGCGTACGCCGCCAATGTCGAATCGGACGATGTGAGCGTGATCGACATCGCCGCTCGCAAGGTCGTCGGGACTTTGAAGACCGGCAGCCGGCCCTATACGGTGGCGCTGGCGGCGGGCCGTATTTTCGTCGCGGACCAGCACGCCGACGAGGTCAGCGTCTTCGAGGCGGCGAGCCTCGCGCCGGCCGGCGTCGTGAAGGTGGGCGAATATCCGGAAGGAATCGCAGCGAGCGCGGACGGAAACCAGGTCTATGTCGCGAACTGGTTCTCCAACGAGCTTTGGGCGATCGACGCGAAAACCCTGAAGGTCGCAGGCAAGGCCGAGACGGGCGACGGCCCGCGCGCCTTCGGCGCTTTCGTCGCGCCGACCAGATGA
- a CDS encoding septal ring lytic transglycosylase RlpA family protein, translating into MKRFVFGVAAFAALTCGAEAAWVGKASYYSGRRTSSGAHVGAFTAAHRTLPFGSQVRVTNLKNNRSVVVVINDRGPFRGGRVIDVSTGAADALGFRSAGIAAVRIEPLALAER; encoded by the coding sequence TTGAAGCGTTTTGTGTTTGGAGTCGCCGCATTCGCCGCGCTGACATGCGGCGCGGAGGCGGCCTGGGTCGGCAAGGCTTCCTATTATTCGGGCCGGCGCACCTCGAGCGGCGCCCACGTCGGCGCCTTTACCGCCGCCCATCGCACCCTGCCCTTTGGCTCCCAGGTGCGCGTCACCAACCTGAAGAACAACCGCTCGGTCGTAGTCGTCATCAATGATCGCGGCCCCTTCAGGGGCGGAAGGGTAATCGACGTCTCCACTGGCGCGGCGGACGCCCTCGGCTTCCGCTCGGCCGGCATAGCCGCGGTCAGGATCGAGCCGCTTGCGCTCGCCGAGCGGTAA
- the aat gene encoding leucyl/phenylalanyl-tRNA--protein transferase — protein sequence MSKPGAPFAITPQLLLRAYSIGLFPMAESAEDDQLFWVDPEKRAIFPLDTFIVSRSLAKTVRSDRFEISVDRDFDAVIEACAAPAPDREKTWINSEIRRLYRELFDMGFAHTVECRLEGKLVGGLYGVALRGAFFGESMFHRERDASKVALTHLVARLRAGGFQLLDTQFMTSHLASLGAIEISRDAYHRALEEALVVNANYCVWEPDAPVSGRQALAALDD from the coding sequence ATGTCCAAACCCGGCGCCCCCTTCGCCATCACGCCGCAGCTTCTGCTGCGGGCCTATTCCATTGGCCTTTTCCCGATGGCGGAGAGCGCCGAGGACGATCAGCTGTTCTGGGTCGATCCGGAAAAACGCGCGATATTCCCGCTCGATACGTTCATCGTTTCCCGCTCTCTCGCCAAGACGGTTCGTTCGGACCGATTTGAGATCAGCGTCGATCGTGACTTCGACGCGGTGATCGAGGCCTGCGCCGCCCCGGCGCCCGACCGTGAGAAGACCTGGATCAACAGCGAGATTCGACGCCTCTATCGGGAATTGTTCGATATGGGCTTCGCACATACCGTTGAATGCAGGCTGGAGGGCAAGCTCGTCGGCGGGCTTTACGGCGTGGCGCTGCGCGGGGCCTTTTTCGGCGAGAGCATGTTCCACCGCGAGCGCGACGCGTCGAAGGTCGCGCTGACCCATCTGGTCGCCAGACTGCGGGCGGGCGGCTTCCAGTTGCTCGACACGCAGTTCATGACGAGCCATCTCGCCTCGCTCGGCGCCATCGAAATTTCGCGAGACGCTTATCACCGCGCCCTCGAGGAGGCGCTCGTCGTGAATGCGAACTATTGCGTCTGGGAGCCCGACGCCCCTGTGAGCGGGCGCCAAGCGCTCGCAGCGCTCGACGATTGA
- a CDS encoding NADH:ubiquinone oxidoreductase subunit NDUFA12, translating to MSYIVRFFTWWNKATLSTGLWTLLYGERVGTDEFGNVYYRRRGGRKDKALGIERRWVIFNGYCEGSAIPQGWYGWLHHTVDTPPTQENYARKEWELPHQPNMTGTPLAYRPPGSQLSTGERTPSGGDYVAWKPEG from the coding sequence ATGTCCTACATCGTCCGTTTCTTCACCTGGTGGAACAAAGCGACCCTCTCCACGGGCCTGTGGACGCTGCTCTATGGCGAGCGCGTGGGGACGGATGAATTCGGCAACGTCTATTATCGCCGCCGGGGCGGCAGGAAAGACAAGGCGCTGGGAATCGAGCGCCGCTGGGTGATCTTCAACGGCTATTGCGAAGGCTCGGCCATTCCGCAGGGCTGGTATGGCTGGCTGCATCATACGGTCGACACGCCGCCCACCCAGGAGAATTACGCTCGCAAGGAATGGGAGCTGCCGCATCAACCCAACATGACCGGCACGCCCTTGGCCTATCGGCCGCCGGGATCGCAGCTGTCGACCGGCGAGCGTACGCCGTCGGGCGGCGATTACGTGGCCTGGAAGCCGGAGGGCTAA
- a CDS encoding DUF2155 domain-containing protein produces MVLSFRYGLRFGVALAAVAVALTGAARAEPIRHPTAVFAGLDKTTGRIINFDVAIDETVQFGSLNVTPRVCNTRPQTEAPQTASFVEVDELIGKPERQAKADLKEPVKAEAKAETRQEAKRIFSGWMFASSPGLHGVEHPVYDVWLLDCKGGKEAVPPPAAAGAETPAQPAADAAAAASGEPGAPPPEAGKKKKSRKVEPKAPTPVENAPIGPADSAPPQPALDAQPAPDAAPGEAPAQPAQTRKKKRKPAAAPPGQAEPQGGGGFFPF; encoded by the coding sequence ATGGTCTTATCCTTCCGTTATGGCTTGCGTTTCGGCGTGGCGCTCGCCGCCGTTGCGGTCGCGCTTACAGGCGCCGCCCGGGCCGAGCCGATTCGCCACCCGACGGCGGTTTTCGCTGGTCTCGACAAGACGACCGGCCGCATCATCAATTTCGACGTGGCGATCGACGAGACGGTTCAATTCGGCTCGCTCAACGTGACGCCCCGCGTCTGCAACACGCGTCCCCAAACGGAGGCGCCGCAAACCGCGAGCTTCGTCGAAGTCGACGAACTCATCGGGAAGCCGGAGCGTCAGGCCAAGGCCGATCTGAAAGAGCCTGTCAAAGCGGAAGCGAAGGCCGAGACGCGACAGGAAGCCAAACGCATTTTCTCCGGCTGGATGTTTGCCTCGAGCCCTGGCCTCCATGGCGTCGAGCATCCCGTCTATGACGTCTGGCTGCTGGACTGCAAGGGCGGCAAGGAAGCCGTCCCGCCGCCCGCCGCCGCAGGGGCCGAGACCCCGGCTCAGCCGGCGGCCGACGCCGCCGCCGCCGCATCGGGCGAGCCCGGCGCGCCGCCGCCTGAAGCTGGCAAGAAGAAGAAATCCCGCAAGGTCGAGCCGAAAGCCCCGACGCCGGTGGAGAACGCCCCGATCGGCCCGGCCGATTCGGCGCCGCCGCAACCCGCGCTCGATGCGCAGCCGGCTCCTGACGCCGCGCCGGGCGAAGCGCCCGCCCAACCGGCTCAGACCCGAAAGAAAAAGCGCAAGCCCGCCGCTGCCCCTCCGGGGCAGGCGGAGCCTCAGGGCGGGGGTGGGTTCTTCCCCTTCTGA
- a CDS encoding SRPBCC family protein gives MSFVIARRAVVVAALSLVSAGLASAPAFAHGPSRQKVVEKIEIDAPADKVWAIVGNFQDMSWHPGVVKTEGTGGNDTGAKRTLTLKDGGKIEESVTKYDAAGKSISYKIDNVDLKVLPVNNYSSTITVKDAGGKSEVEWKGAFYRGFMNNDPPPELTDEAAVKSVTAIYTSGLQALKAKAEGK, from the coding sequence ATGTCCTTTGTGATTGCGCGCCGCGCTGTCGTCGTAGCGGCCCTGTCGCTTGTTTCCGCCGGGCTCGCGTCGGCGCCGGCCTTCGCGCATGGCCCGTCGCGCCAGAAGGTCGTCGAAAAGATCGAGATCGACGCGCCGGCCGACAAGGTCTGGGCCATCGTGGGCAATTTTCAGGACATGAGCTGGCATCCGGGCGTCGTCAAGACCGAGGGGACGGGCGGCAACGACACGGGCGCCAAGCGCACGCTGACGCTCAAGGACGGCGGCAAGATCGAGGAATCGGTCACGAAATATGACGCGGCCGGAAAGTCGATCAGCTACAAGATCGACAATGTGGACTTGAAGGTTCTTCCTGTGAACAATTATTCCTCGACGATCACCGTCAAGGACGCGGGCGGCAAGAGCGAAGTCGAGTGGAAGGGCGCCTTCTATCGCGGCTTCATGAACAACGACCCGCCGCCGGAACTCACCGACGAGGCCGCCGTCAAGTCTGTCACCGCCATCTACACCAGCGGACTTCAGGCGCTCAAGGCCAAGGCCGAGGGCAAGTAA
- a CDS encoding vitamin B12-dependent ribonucleotide reductase, translating to MKIERRYTKSGESPYASIEFKTTKSEIRNPDGSVVFSLDNIEVPAQWSQVAADVLAQKYFRKAGVPARLKRVEENALPSFLWRSVPDTDALAQLPKGERYTSEISAKQVFDRLAGAWTYWGWKGGYFDTEEDAQAFSDELRYMLAMQMAAPNSPQWFNTGLHWAYGIDGPSQGHFYVDFTNGKMVKSKSAYEHPQPHACFIQSIEDDLVNDGGIMDLWVREARLFKYGSGTGTNFSKLRGEKEKLSGGGSSSGLMSFLKIGDRAAGAIKSGGTTRRAAKMVVVDIDHPDIEQFIDWKVKEEEKVASLVTGSKIVKKHLKAILRACVNCEGPGDDCFNPEKNPALKREIKLARRSEVPDNYIKRVIQFAKQGYKDIQFDTYDTDWDSEAYLTVSGQNSNNSVRVTDDFLRAVENDGEWSLIKRLDGKVSKALRARDLWEKVGYAAWASADPGIQFHTTINDWHTCPAGGEIRASNPCSEYMFLDDTACNLASLNLLQFRDPATKRIDVTSYEHAVRLWTIVLEISVLMAQFPSKEIAQLSYDYRTLGLGFANVGGLLMSSGVAYDSEAGRAIAGALSAIMTGVCYATSAEMAKERGPFARFMENREAMLRVIRNHRLAAHGERAGYEGLHTLPVPLDYAACPDPVLMAHAAAAWDKALAQGELYGYRNAQVTVVAPTGTIGLVMDCDTTGIEPDFALVKFKKLAGGGYLKIVNRAVPEGLRALGYRESEIAEIEAYAVGHASLANAPAINTASLRARGFTDEKLAAIEAALPSAFDIKFVFNKWTLGADFLTGALKVTPEQLEDRNFELLSHLGFSKQDIEAANVHVCGAMTLEGAPFLKREHYAVFDCANPCGRTGKRYLSVDSHIRMMAAAQPFISGAISKTINMPNEASVEDCEQAYLLSWRLGLKANALYRDGSKLSQPLSAQLIQGDDDIDAVDAVEEVVAANMPARAAHVAERIVERVVHQLVREREKLPDRRKGYTQKAAVGGHKVYLRTGEYADGRLGEIFIDMHKEGAAFRSLMNNFAIAISLGLQYGVPLEEYVDAFTFTRFEPAGPVQGNDAIKNATSILDYVFRELAVSYLGRNDLAHVSPDDIGHDVLGKGEHEGKAPEANSIVSRGLLRSKTDRLMVVQGGAVALRETPDIEHEDSDLSTLGWTEPTKTVQGVAEKRAEARMKGYVGEACPECANFTLVRNGTCLKCETCGSTTGCS from the coding sequence ATGAAGATCGAGCGGCGCTACACCAAGTCGGGCGAGTCTCCTTACGCGTCCATCGAGTTCAAGACGACGAAGAGCGAGATCCGCAATCCCGACGGGTCGGTAGTGTTTTCGCTCGACAATATCGAGGTCCCCGCGCAGTGGAGCCAGGTCGCGGCCGACGTGCTGGCGCAGAAATATTTCCGCAAGGCCGGCGTGCCCGCGCGCCTCAAGCGCGTCGAGGAAAACGCCCTGCCCTCCTTCCTGTGGCGCTCGGTCCCCGATACGGACGCGCTCGCGCAACTGCCGAAGGGCGAGAGATACACGTCCGAGATTTCCGCCAAACAGGTCTTCGACCGTCTCGCCGGCGCCTGGACCTATTGGGGCTGGAAGGGCGGCTATTTCGATACGGAAGAGGACGCCCAGGCGTTCAGCGACGAATTGCGCTACATGCTCGCCATGCAGATGGCGGCGCCCAATTCGCCGCAATGGTTCAACACCGGCCTGCATTGGGCCTATGGCATCGACGGCCCGAGCCAGGGGCATTTCTACGTCGACTTCACCAATGGCAAGATGGTGAAGTCGAAGTCGGCCTATGAGCATCCGCAGCCGCACGCCTGTTTCATCCAGTCGATCGAGGACGATCTCGTCAACGACGGCGGCATCATGGATCTCTGGGTGCGCGAGGCGCGCCTGTTCAAATACGGCTCCGGCACCGGCACCAATTTCTCGAAACTGCGCGGCGAGAAGGAGAAGCTCTCGGGCGGCGGCTCCTCCTCGGGCCTCATGTCCTTCCTCAAGATCGGCGACCGCGCCGCGGGCGCGATCAAGTCGGGCGGCACCACGCGCCGCGCGGCGAAGATGGTCGTCGTCGACATCGACCATCCCGACATCGAGCAGTTCATCGACTGGAAGGTGAAGGAAGAAGAGAAGGTCGCGTCGCTCGTCACGGGCTCCAAGATCGTCAAGAAGCATTTGAAGGCGATCCTGCGCGCCTGCGTGAATTGCGAGGGGCCGGGCGACGACTGCTTCAATCCGGAGAAGAACCCGGCGCTCAAGCGCGAGATCAAGCTCGCGCGCCGAAGCGAGGTGCCGGACAATTACATCAAGCGCGTCATCCAGTTCGCCAAGCAGGGCTACAAGGACATCCAGTTCGACACCTATGATACGGACTGGGACAGCGAGGCCTATCTCACCGTCTCGGGGCAGAATTCGAACAACTCCGTGCGGGTGACGGACGACTTCCTGCGCGCTGTGGAGAACGACGGCGAGTGGTCTCTCATCAAGCGTCTCGACGGCAAGGTCTCGAAGGCCTTGAGGGCGCGCGACCTGTGGGAAAAGGTCGGTTATGCGGCCTGGGCCTCGGCCGATCCGGGCATTCAGTTCCACACCACGATCAACGACTGGCACACATGCCCGGCGGGCGGTGAGATTCGCGCCTCCAATCCGTGCTCGGAATATATGTTCCTCGACGACACGGCCTGTAATCTCGCGTCGCTGAACCTGTTGCAGTTCCGCGATCCGGCGACGAAGCGCATCGACGTCACGTCCTATGAGCACGCCGTGCGGCTCTGGACCATCGTGCTGGAAATCTCCGTACTGATGGCGCAGTTTCCGTCCAAGGAGATTGCGCAACTGTCCTACGATTACCGCACGCTCGGCCTCGGCTTCGCCAATGTCGGCGGCCTGTTGATGTCGTCCGGCGTCGCCTATGACAGCGAGGCGGGCCGCGCCATCGCGGGCGCGCTGTCGGCGATCATGACCGGCGTTTGTTACGCAACCTCCGCCGAGATGGCGAAGGAGCGCGGCCCGTTCGCGCGCTTCATGGAGAACCGCGAGGCGATGCTGCGCGTCATCCGCAACCATCGCCTCGCCGCCCATGGCGAGCGCGCGGGCTATGAGGGCCTACACACCCTGCCCGTGCCGCTCGATTACGCGGCCTGCCCCGATCCCGTGCTGATGGCGCATGCCGCGGCCGCCTGGGACAAGGCGCTCGCGCAGGGCGAGCTCTACGGCTATCGCAATGCGCAGGTCACGGTCGTCGCGCCCACGGGCACGATTGGCCTCGTCATGGATTGCGACACGACCGGCATCGAGCCCGATTTCGCGCTCGTCAAGTTCAAGAAGCTCGCCGGCGGCGGCTATCTCAAGATCGTCAATCGCGCCGTGCCGGAGGGCCTGCGCGCGCTCGGCTATCGTGAAAGCGAGATCGCGGAGATCGAGGCTTACGCCGTCGGCCACGCCTCGCTCGCCAATGCGCCGGCGATCAACACGGCCTCGCTGCGCGCCAGGGGCTTCACCGACGAGAAGCTCGCGGCGATCGAGGCGGCGCTGCCCTCCGCCTTCGACATCAAATTCGTCTTCAACAAATGGACGCTCGGGGCGGATTTCCTCACCGGCGCGCTGAAGGTGACGCCCGAGCAGCTCGAAGACAGGAATTTCGAACTCCTCTCGCATCTGGGCTTCTCGAAGCAGGACATCGAAGCAGCCAATGTGCATGTCTGCGGCGCGATGACGCTCGAGGGCGCGCCTTTCCTCAAGCGCGAACATTACGCCGTCTTCGACTGCGCCAATCCCTGCGGCCGCACCGGCAAGCGTTATCTCTCGGTCGACTCGCATATTCGCATGATGGCGGCGGCGCAGCCCTTCATCTCGGGCGCGATCTCCAAGACGATCAACATGCCGAATGAGGCGAGCGTCGAGGATTGCGAACAGGCCTATCTCCTGTCCTGGCGCCTCGGCCTCAAGGCCAATGCGCTCTATCGCGACGGCTCCAAGCTTTCGCAGCCGCTGTCGGCCCAGCTCATTCAGGGCGACGACGACATCGACGCCGTGGACGCGGTGGAGGAAGTCGTCGCCGCCAACATGCCGGCGCGCGCCGCGCATGTCGCGGAGCGCATCGTCGAGCGCGTCGTGCATCAGCTGGTGCGCGAGCGCGAGAAGCTGCCCGATCGCCGCAAGGGCTACACGCAGAAGGCGGCCGTCGGCGGCCATAAGGTCTATCTGCGCACGGGCGAATACGCCGACGGGCGCCTCGGCGAAATCTTCATCGACATGCACAAGGAAGGCGCCGCCTTCCGCAGCCTGATGAACAATTTCGCCATCGCGATCTCGCTCGGCCTGCAATATGGCGTGCCGCTCGAAGAATATGTCGACGCCTTCACCTTCACCCGCTTCGAGCCGGCGGGTCCGGTGCAGGGCAATGACGCGATCAAGAACGCGACGTCGATCCTCGACTATGTGTTCCGCGAGCTCGCCGTCTCCTATCTCGGCCGCAACGATCTCGCCCATGTCTCGCCCGACGACATCGGCCATGACGTGCTCGGCAAGGGCGAGCATGAAGGGAAGGCGCCGGAGGCGAATTCGATCGTCTCGCGGGGTCTGCTGCGCTCCAAGACGGACCGGCTGATGGTCGTGCAGGGCGGCGCCGTCGCGCTGCGCGAGACGCCGGACATCGAGCACGAAGATTCCGATCTTTCCACGCTCGGCTGGACCGAGCCGACCAAGACCGTCCAGGGCGTCGCGGAGAAGCGCGCCGAGGCGCGGATGAAGGGATATGTCGGCGAGGCCTGCCCGGAGTGCGCCAATTTCACACTGGTGCGGAACGGGACGTGTCTAAAATGCGAGACGTGCGGAAGCACGACGGGATGTTCGTGA
- a CDS encoding SRPBCC family protein, which translates to MAVLARRAFLLAAVGALAGAPGAALAAHAASVLKVVEDGEIDAPPQKVWAILSDFAHADWLPGVARVDAEGDNTPDKAKRRLTLADGGVVVEMLTRWDGEKMMIGVHREGDDVKRLPVVNFTNIATARPVEGGKTIVEWKARFYRGFPNPNPPPELNDDVAIAAVTALLRADIAALKKRVEGK; encoded by the coding sequence ATGGCCGTTCTGGCGCGCCGCGCCTTTCTCCTCGCGGCGGTCGGCGCCCTCGCGGGTGCGCCGGGCGCCGCGCTGGCCGCGCATGCGGCCTCTGTGTTGAAGGTGGTCGAAGACGGCGAGATCGACGCGCCGCCCCAAAAGGTGTGGGCGATTCTCAGTGACTTCGCCCATGCCGACTGGCTTCCCGGCGTTGCGCGCGTCGACGCTGAAGGCGACAATACGCCCGACAAGGCCAAGCGCCGCCTCACCCTGGCCGATGGGGGCGTCGTCGTCGAAATGCTCACCCGCTGGGACGGCGAGAAGATGATGATCGGCGTCCATCGCGAGGGCGACGACGTGAAGCGGCTGCCGGTCGTGAATTTCACCAATATCGCCACTGCGCGCCCCGTGGAGGGCGGCAAGACCATTGTGGAGTGGAAGGCGCGCTTCTATCGCGGTTTTCCCAATCCGAACCCGCCGCCGGAACTCAATGACGACGTCGCCATCGCCGCCGTCACGGCGCTGTTGCGCGCCGATATTGCGGCGTTGAAGAAAAGGGTCGAGGGGAAGTGA
- the accC gene encoding acetyl-CoA carboxylase biotin carboxylase subunit, whose amino-acid sequence MFDKILIANRGEIALRILRAAKELGISTVAVHSTADADAMHVKLADESVCIGPPAARDSYLNIPALLSACEITGADAVHPGYGFLSENARFAEILEEHNITFIGPKSEHIRLMGDKIEAKSTARRLGIPCVPGSDGPVLGEKEALKVAQKIGFPVLVKAASGGGGRGMKVARDAHDLGVAMATARTEAKAAFGDDTVYIEKYLEKPRHIEIQVFGDGKGDAIHLGERDCSLQRRHQKVFEESPSPALNDTQRREIGEVCAKAMRELQYAGAGTIEFLYENGEFFFIEMNTRIQVEHPVTEAITGVDLVCEQIRVAAGSPLSMKQEDIVFYGHAIECRVNAEHPSTFRPSPGRIAYYHPPGGVGVRVDSAVYQGYSIPPNYDSLIGKLIVHGRNRTEALMRLRRTLDEFIVDGIDTTLPLFRTLVRNSDVQNGVYDIHWLEHFLATGGIEPGF is encoded by the coding sequence ATGTTCGACAAAATCCTCATCGCAAACCGCGGCGAAATCGCGCTGCGCATCCTGCGCGCCGCGAAAGAGCTCGGCATTTCGACGGTCGCAGTTCATTCCACGGCCGACGCCGACGCCATGCATGTGAAGCTCGCCGACGAATCGGTCTGCATCGGTCCGCCGGCCGCGCGCGATTCGTATCTCAACATCCCCGCCCTGCTGTCGGCCTGCGAGATCACGGGCGCGGATGCGGTGCATCCCGGCTACGGCTTCCTCTCCGAGAATGCGCGCTTCGCCGAAATTCTCGAAGAGCACAACATCACCTTCATCGGCCCCAAGTCGGAGCATATCCGGCTGATGGGCGACAAGATCGAGGCCAAGTCGACCGCCAGGCGCCTCGGCATTCCCTGCGTGCCGGGCTCGGACGGGCCGGTGCTCGGTGAGAAGGAGGCGCTGAAGGTCGCGCAAAAGATCGGCTTTCCGGTTCTCGTGAAGGCGGCGTCAGGCGGCGGCGGCCGCGGCATGAAGGTCGCGCGCGACGCCCATGATCTCGGCGTCGCGATGGCCACGGCGCGGACCGAGGCGAAAGCCGCTTTCGGCGACGACACGGTTTACATCGAGAAATATCTCGAGAAGCCGCGCCATATCGAGATTCAGGTTTTCGGCGACGGCAAGGGCGACGCCATCCATCTCGGCGAACGCGACTGCTCCCTTCAGCGGCGCCACCAGAAGGTCTTCGAGGAAAGCCCCTCCCCCGCACTCAACGATACGCAGCGCCGCGAGATCGGCGAGGTCTGCGCGAAGGCCATGCGCGAATTGCAATACGCAGGCGCGGGCACGATCGAATTTCTTTACGAGAATGGCGAGTTCTTTTTCATCGAGATGAACACGCGCATTCAGGTCGAGCATCCGGTGACGGAGGCCATCACCGGCGTCGATCTCGTCTGCGAGCAGATCCGGGTGGCGGCTGGCTCGCCGCTTTCCATGAAGCAGGAAGACATCGTCTTCTATGGCCATGCGATCGAATGCCGGGTCAACGCCGAGCATCCCTCGACATTCCGTCCCTCGCCGGGCCGCATCGCTTACTATCATCCGCCTGGCGGCGTCGGCGTGCGCGTGGATTCGGCCGTTTATCAGGGTTATTCGATCCCGCCGAATTACGACTCGCTCATCGGCAAGCTGATCGTGCACGGCCGCAATCGCACCGAGGCGCTGATGCGTCTGCGCCGCACGCTCGACGAGTTCATCGTCGACGGCATCGACACCACGCTGCCCCTGTTCCGCACGCTGGTGCGCAACTCGGATGTGCAGAACGGCGTCTATGACATTCACTGGCTGGAGCATTTTCTCGCGACCGGCGGCATCGAGCCGGGGTTCTGA